Below is a window of Bombus pascuorum chromosome 16, iyBomPasc1.1, whole genome shotgun sequence DNA.
CGGGGGCTAAGCATTTTTCGAAACCTATCATATTATAGGAGGGATATCtgtatataaattctttatttatcgtaAGATTCTATAATCTCTGCCTACCTTTATACAAGTTTcaaactaaataataattgttaatagTTTGAACAACTTTCAAACTTCTTTTACTTCTTTAACTTATAAAAAGTCATACTTATACATACGATACATACAAGTACTTTCTGTAAGTGGCTTAATACCTGTGAACGAGGCTGTTTTACTAACATTTAagaaactttaatttaatatacatgattttatatataatatatatttttatatgtattttcaattttctcgctATGAATTATATCATACATAGTTTTGAAATCTTTTAATCGTTAActtattatatcaaatatttaataagtaattaattatcttGATCCATCAGATTGTTCTCCGTGATAATGAGAGATCAGGCAAACATGACAGGAATTGATCCAAAATGGATCATTTTTGACGGCGATATAGATCCGATGTGGATCGAGTCATTAAACACTGTCATGGATGACAACAAAGTATTAACTTTGGCTAGCAACGAAAGAATCGCTTTAACGGAACAAATGAGGCTTCTCTTCGAGATTTCAAATCTTAGGTAATATGCAGCACTTTATAattggtaatttttttcgtctaatGACTATAGctatcataaatattatagcttATGAACCACAAAAGGAGGCCTCAATTCTAATGACTTTGATCTTAAGATATGTTGTAGAGAGGCAGAGACTAAATAACATACACTTTGTCCGAGGCCTTCAAAAGTTATGTTAAGTTGGATGTTTTGAATTATGGATTCTAACCTAACCTAATCATTGGTTACCACTATTAGGATCGCAAttctatacaaatatatatgaaatttcgtttgtaATTACTTATATTGGAGTAAGCGTAATCTaacaaatatcattttctttttgtcatAACTTTTGAACACGATCGTTCCATGCCTCGAAAGAAGCGTTACTCGAGACACTCTCCCTTCTACAACATGTCcgaaattcaacaaaattggAGTCGAGGTCCCCTCTTCTGCATATTTACGACAATGGTTATTTCTTCAGAATTCTATTAGTATTGAGGTCACAAATCTCGATTGTAAATCAGTTTTTAAGTACCAATTGAGTGGCAATCGATTTTTAGCTTGCGAGCACAAATTTGCAAGAACATAGATTTCTTATCGATCTTCTTATCAGTCATCGACGCAACATTTTTACTGTAAACGATGTTGTATTGCCGGGAACATTTTCAGAAGATTGGAAAATAGACTAATCTCCTATGACTGTTTTCCTCAAATTATAAGCGGAAGCTAAAGCACATTCAATATTTACGTATCGCAATACGATTATTTACTATACAATATATCCTGTTTAGctgaaaatgttcaaatatctagaaaaatacgaatgatatgaaaaaatatttcaaacggaAGTTATATGATAtcgaattgaaattgaaatggaAACAATTGTAAATGGGAACTGTTACGTCGAGTGATACTCTCCTCGACCGGATCACTTaccgcgggcaggctggcaaccaGATGTCTGCACATTGTCGCGGCGCGCCTTCAATATcgtgtttctaaccgtcgccaGCGGTCCGCCGGCGtcgtatatcaatacaatgtatcgacgagtgtATGATTGCCGcctggccgcgagttccagagACTTCAATTGAGAtctgtttaattttacgaagaaGTCGGCCTACGTGATCATTGGCGTgtgcggtggcgtgatcctagGGTAGTGGGGGTTGTCTTcccgaaagacaaagaatcgGTTCAAGACAGTCATTTTTTCAATCGAACATTCCAACTGATCAGTCATATTCGAAAACTCTATCTGTACAGTCGCATCTAAACCTGTCGCATTCGAAAATTGTCAGAAGTCGAGTCGAATCATTAATTGTACGTGTCGCTAAATAATTGTGACGCTCATATTAGTGTATGACtaattgttgaatatagacgatattttaacctgttaacacagtgttaaattcattaaaccgccccggttatcctaatcgaaacacggggaacgactatttcgcggcgtcgattacatgaatcgtagcgagaatttacgcctctcgctgacgcgttttcctcgcgactgcgtctctccgcgaacggtcgtaacaggTACCTTTATTTCTGATTACATATTCCTGTAGTTGCACCATCGTCTTGGCTATCAAGACATGAGCTTTATGAgttttttatgttttcaaaACAGTCAGTTCCATGCAATCAATTTTAGGTTAGGTAATTCCTTGCTCTGCTTACTGTACTGCTCTGttgaatttaaaagtttatatCTCGATAGCGGAGAGTCAAATTGATAAAAGTACGGTATGTCATCACATTACACAACAccattttagaaattttttcgtATCATTCCTATTTTTCCAATGAGCGTTCCCAATGAAACAGGACACACTGTATAGATATACATACCCAATATGTTTGTTTATTGTCTTTAGTTATACTGTTTGTTCTAATACATGTAGAAATGctgtatttctatattaacgtattttaatactttatgtCTTTTTTATACGTATGAATATTTCTTATCGTACAAGAATTAAGTAagataggaaaataaatttcaggaCAGCAACGCCAGCTACTGTTTCTAGAGCAGgaattctttatataaatcCACAAGATATTGGGTGGTATCCGTAagtaaacatttatttacttttctaGTTTGTATAAGTTCTCTTAACTAAATTATAGCACGCTGAacttgacaaatatttttaattttttattataaaattatgttatatatgttGTATGtgttataatacatatatgttatataaaagttatatgttaatgaattatcattattaattattatttgaatagaTTTGCAACCAGCTGGATAGAAACAAGAGATCCAGCTGAGAGAGCGAATTTAACTATTCTGTTCGATAAATATGTACCATCCCTTGTAGAAATGACAAAATCTaggtttaaaaaaattacgccATTACCAGAAATATGTCACGTGGAAATGCTTTGTAAATTACTGGACTATTTTCTGATTAAGGAAAATGTAACACCGGATTGCCCAAAGGAATGGTATAAATAAGACTTAAACAgtactaaaatttatatacgcTTGAAAGAACTCGTTATCTATCGACattatcaacaaatatttcaaatgaaatttattgtattcaAGGGAATTAATCAGATGAATATGTTTTGATCTTCTtgatgaattatattttctgcGATATCAATGTAACCTTcagtttttttaataataacgtatatttttttattgtaatttaattactgtTGTAGCCTTTAGAAGGACGAATTCAGCGACCTACGAAAATTTCCttcaatttattcaatttattttttttttttttagtttattttgtttttttttacaatttgtcctgaaggacatttggtaaagtgttatatttcattagtaaaaaaaaaaaataaaataaaataaaaataaatatagcatgtgagTGGCTACTCctagcggggtgccatcttcgtgtttgctaggttatatcttttatgaaccTTCAATTGATCTCGAATTTCATTACGAAACGATTTGTGGAGAACTTGAGTCGATCTTAGGATCGATACAGAGCGGGATGTAGTTattactttccataaattttCGCTTCATTCTGATATTCAAAGTCAACTGaacattacattacattatagatCGTTGAATTCGTTTTTTTAGCAACTACAACATAGTAGAAAAGATATGCGgcttcgtttgaaaaattcgacATATTTTAGaacataattcatttaaaaatcaaaatatattcatttgaCCAGTTCccttaaatacaataaattggTAGTAGCATACAATTTAGTGATTATCATAGATTTTTTTCAAGCCGCAACATGTTGCTAAAGgctatttaaaaagataagatatcattaaaaaagtattacaAAGAATTCCAAGTGCATAAACGCAAATTATGTAACAGAAAGTAAACAGGAAACAGTTAAgacagaaatttaatttaatatttgtcgataataaattcaaataactaaaaataacaaataaaaataaacgaaaagaatgaaacTTAATAGTCATATGGATCGTTACCAGGATTTAACTTATGGCTTGCTAACCTCTCAATTTTTGTATCGTAATTTTGTATTGTAAATTTCACTTGTAGCTTTAAATATGttgtcaattattattttgtaggGTTTTTTCTAGATTGAGGTTAAGTTTAATTTTAGTTCtagagaaaaattaaaaatacataccCATAATTGTCGCGACACTTTCGCTAACgtatttgtgaaatatttctgatTGAAATAAGACCAAACacaatgtaatttaaatttaggaTTGTGCGAGTAACCGAAATTATGGTCTCTGGTCCGGATCCGGAAAGTTTGTCAACATACAAAGATACTTGGGTCATATCAGAATCcgattttcgattttaattttagaagtttaatttaaaacgtaatttttttttaccttgTACTTGAACTAAGTTTAAGGTTAACTTGTACTTGAACtagttgtaaatatttattgtaacaattcaaatgaaatttcagtgtGTTACTGTTTTAGTACACTTAAGCAGTATTTAtgataatggaaaaattatgTTCTGAATGGATCTTCCGATCCCGAATTGAAAATCGAGTCCCAAAATAGTAGGTGTACGAATATGTTTATGCATCATTGAAATTGTAATCGGCTCAGGTTAGGACCCAAAACTTTGTGATCATATAAGTATCATTCTGTTtctgaattttacaatcagaTTTTGTACTTTAACTTCGAGATTCAGAATGATTTTCACATCTTTCTGcaataaaaaagacaaaatcgCACggaaacgttatacgttttcgGGATTCCGACCTAACCTGATCCGATTACAATTTCAAGTACCCGAACATTACAAACTTCTGGATCGCAACTCGATTCCGAGTAAAATTCACACAGCCCTAAATTAAATCATAGTTACGtacatatttaatagaaattaaaaatctaataGACAGAAAATAAGTTAATGTCATTAAATAAGGAAACATGTTGCAAGTTATATCGTGTCTGATCTTGTTTTAATCAGAAAAGCCTCACAAGTTTtattcaacaaaaattaaaaataaaaacgtttcATCCttgcattattattatcttgcCAATatgctttctttttctttataacaAGCCGATTCTCGGACCTGTTCTCACTTTCACTCACGCTGTCCTTTCTTGAAATTCGTGAGAATAATGGACCGTATCTATACTTAGCATCGATTCCTTCCTCGATAATTGATTGTCTCGGATCCCAATGGCATCGGATGCCATGGGGGAATTTATCGTATTTCTTATCGTTTTTAAATGCTTTTCTTTGTCCTCAATGTCTTTCTACAAACAGGTACGAATTATACTTTGTATTTGCCTGTATTTGGGCGTTCGGATCAGCGACCTTTCAAGATCAATTGATCGATTGGCGAAACGAGTTCAATAAGTGGTGGCAAAATGAATTTAAGACTGTTAAGTTTCCTACTGGTAGCaacgtatttaattttttcatcgaaaacgaaacaaagaaattGGTTCCATGGAGTGAGAAGATACGGACGTTTGAGCTGGATCCTGATATACCTCTCCAAGTttgtttaaacaatttttcattttaaaaaattctttagatATTAAACGAATGTTAGAATAAGATAATTTAAGTCTTTATTCTTCGACTCGTTTCTAGAACTTCATCCTTTCTTTTTACTGAAGGATCTGCTGTAAATGCTTTACGTAGATCTTTATTATACaaggaatttcattttaatcgcCCACAATCTAATTTAAACTATATGTTATTCGAAGAAGTATTTCAAGTAAAACTTGTTCTGTCTGAAGGAGGACGTCTTATGACAACCATAAGATTTGTCCGTGTAGAGGACTTTTCAAGGTGACCCTTTTTTTGAATGGaactgtatattttttataagtaGAGCTTGAAAGATACTTCAGTACTAATTTCATGAAATGGAGTGTATAAAAGACTaacaaaacataaatataaaagcgttatctttccttgtatttaatatctctttctgcagagaattaaaaaatgcatcgaatgatgaataaagaaaatgtatgtttccactttaaaaagaaaaggtaaCATTGAAACCTCCAAGCTACGTCCATCTAGATAAAATCATcataagatttattaataaatgttttctgTCAAATGCTTGCATCGAGGTAACATTGTCGACATTCTTctaatattcgtaaaatatattgtttaaagcaagttttatttgaaacacattttcgaataatatatagttTAGCAGATATTTACGTGGACCTATTGAGATGAGACACcctatattatacaatttcttataattttgatatatacAGAGTGCACAAAAAGGTTGAACTTTAGGAAAAACTTTAGGAGCACGTAGGAATgatgaaaacaaacaaaaaaggTTTTAATAAACCCATTTGTACCTATGTTCATTGAGATTTCTTTACTTGTTTTAATGGGTGCTATATGCTCCTAAAAATTTTCCCTATTTTCTTGTGCAGAGAAACACATAAACacataaaatagaatttaaataacataaaaaaatagCTGATCAATGAAtgcgaaaatttattcaatataaaattttatacatatttgtcAATATCATAAGTAATTCATTCACATTTTGAATGAAGGTTTAGTTCTTATCAAATATACAGTGGATAATAGACAGAGGCATAAAAGAGACGAAAGCTTAtccagaaatatttttttaagtacAAAAATTCAATCATTTACAGAAACATGCTTTAATctggaatattttcaatattattaacgCCTTAAAAAGTATTCACATGAATTGACTCAAATGTGAAACTAAGTATACAAAgacttcaaattttttttgcTTGATGATATTTACGGATAAGAATAGGAACTAAacattttgcaaataaaaattagtaatgTGATAACAATGGACTAGTTTTTCGTTCAGTATTGATTATTGATTTTCGATGAGTATATTACGAATTATCTATCCTTCTTTAATTCTGTAAACAGCGTGATGAATAGTACAATACAAAtgcaaaatacaatataaatggGATAAGAATTTCATGTACATCGgtaaaatgcaaatataagatataaattgtTCGAGTTATACTTGTACATTAGTTGTTAatggaaacatttttcttttttcaatctATATGGATAATTGGTATAGGGGGTTCTGTTTATTGATTATTTGTAAACTACGAATATTTATGTCAATTTAGATTTTGTAAATgcaattaagaaatatttaaagtctaaggagaaatttaatttactttctaaaataaaatgactACCTGATTTTAGATATTCCTACTTTGATCTACatttttacacatttaaatttttcgtaaaTGGATAAACTTTCGCAGTTTACCTATTGATATCATTCTTTTCCTTGAATGAATGATATTGCTATTCTTCTaaaaataagtgaaataaGTAAGACGactatgtaataacattaTGCAGGGGCAGTACTACCTCTTTCAATAATGTATGTTTTTAATCCTGTTAAGCCTGTGCTAATTGAACATGCATCttctgattttttaaaattattttatatttgtatatgtattttcgtGTAAATCTGCTaacgttaaattatatttacatgtgTACTAACCTATATTGTGAATTTATTGTGCTATTAAAATGATACATTTTCTTTCAGTCGTAATTATAACTCTTGTACTTTGTGTCGCGTAGTGTTTACAAATAATAGATAATTGcgttaatttgaatattacataaatcgaAATATGTATCAGATTGAAGTACTTCTATCGATATTATACCGTTAAATATCAATAGTCTTAGGTTTTCGcatataatttatgatatatataattgaaaggataattgaattacatttttaaatattatttcattaaattcaattcTGGTGCAATAATATGAGATCTGAAGTGCTTCCACATGCGTTGTGATCTATATAATGGTTTTGAAAAGtcaaaatattgcaaaaaaaatgataaacttAATTTTTCCTTGAATATATCCGTATGTCATaagataaaagttaatattcttaattaattcttcataAAACGGTACAAAtttagcaaaataaaataacatagaataaaagaaatctgaTAGATTgtcatttactatataaaattaaaaaattcagctattagaaattataaccTCTATAACCTCAtttgacaaatattatttgataaattataacgCGAGAGAAATACCTgatttaagaatttaattagtTAACTGGAATCTGTTATTGTCTCTGTATCTGATTCCTTGGGCAcgatttctattaaatcattaacttttattatttcacgtaCAAGGTTGTTCTCGATGAATGGTATTTGTACTCCAGCTATTTCTACGTGTTTCCCAAACTTGACTTTTGATTTGACGATAAAATCGAGCCCTAATACGCCATCTGTCTCTATGTAAAAGTCATCAGAAACTACTCGACAAGGATGTAGTACAGTTTTGTTATTTACGCGTATACATAAGCATATTAAACATATGGTTTGAACTCGAGAGCTGAATGTATCCTCTAAAATAAGGACTTCTCTAGCAGCAGTTACATTATCCTTTAACTTccctatttttattaatgaaattggtGCATTTTGATACACCACCATTGTTGCTTTTTGATTCTTCAATTCTTCGCATGAGATCTCGAGAATATCTTTCTcagaagatattaaatattcacgGTAATCTCCTACTGTTACTAGGTTTGACGTTTCTGTGCTGCTGGTAGGAGATTGGTTCTCGGGATATTCATCACAtggtatattttttgaaaaatcgtcTTTGCAAAGCTGCCTAGCATTTgctattgtttttcttttatcttttagtAAGGTTCTACAATCCAGGGTATCATGTcctatttttttacaatagtCGCATATAAGCGCGTAACAATTTTGTTTGAGATGTCCTACCCGGTGACATCTTTCGCAATAAAGTTTCCTTTTGTGTtgccctttctttttcttagtCATCTCGATTCACTTCTTGATCCTTTATGTCCtgaattattatgttattatattattttttatcatattatatcatactattatattattattgtattatataactatcGTACAATTTCCATTCCTATTTGTTAATCTTATTTTGATTGTAAATAGTTCAAAACTGTTCTATTAATAGATggattaatatatgtatatatattatatatataattttattaatgttaatatattaatataattaataatatatcaatatattaattaaatattaatgtgtaatatatatattacactcCTATTATTATACtctacttatattatatatataatatatatatatatatacatatattaaccCATCTATTAATAGAACAGTTTTGaactatttacatatatatatatatatatatatatatatacaaaccTTACATATAATACATCTATTAGGATATATATCTTCCTACATACATTTCGAGAATTCTACGAAAGTACTGCTTATAAATAAcatctaattttaaatatacacacACTTACTTTATAGCAACGTATTAGTAAAAACAGTATCTCTGAATTCCTTTAGAACgtgaaagataaaatgaaGGATTAAGGTTAAAATTTACCTCACTGTCCGGTTAGTCTGATCCGAGTTGAAATTAAGTTTTCCTCAAAATACGTTCCACGCTTCACTCTGGAGATTTGATGTTGACTGTCAATCAGTAATTCGTGGTATTCTCCTTTGTTGTTGTCGATTctccaattaaaattttcaaactcagAGAATTaaggaaagaaggaataaAGAAGGCGCCGAGCCGCCCGATATTCGCaatttataaagtaattacaaTAAGGGAGGGAAAGGGGACTGTAAAATTCATATAGTAAGTATAAAATAGATGAGATACTTTAAAGGCGGTTAGACGTTTACTCTATTACGTTTGAATGAGTAATACTAAATACAGCGTCTAACATACCACAGGCAAGAATCCTATTCGTAATAGAATGATAGACCGTTAACCAATGAAGAATTACTTACTTTCCTAAACATTGGTAACGCTCATAAAAACACCGCCTTTAGGATAATGGAGCGAAATATATGTTATCTGAGTGAGAGAACCCAAGGTATCGGTACAAGTTACTTGCATAGGGGTTGAACTCCTGATTAGCGGTTTATGGTGTTATGCGCAGAGAAAAACTCTGACTTCTTCGTTAACTCTACAAATTAGAAGTTCTTCTAACTATGAATGAAACTGAACCGAAATATGGTGAAAATGCCTCTATATAATGTAACACTCTACAATAGAACAGATACTGCAGCACCATAAACCTGGCTTAAAAATaactattaaaataatcatttttaacgCCTTAACAAAGCAGTTCAAATATGTTGTAATCGAAAATGTTATCGAAGACAAAGTAGATAGAGTgaactataaaattaatagataaaaattagaaaataaatttaatcagtTTTGCAATACAATAACAGATTTTTAATATCAGCCTTGAATACAATAGTTTAAATGAATTGAATTTCAATATAGATATTCATATCTCTATTCCTGTAAAGATTTCGTTTATAGTAATTTTGATATTGCTAGTACGAAATATGatgatttaatttaacttaccaactatgttttatattatagaattgTTATTTGAATTCATTAATAATGCTGGTCCTTTTCCATCTACAAAGAATACAGTAATTTGGGTTTAGAAGTTAACTCGCTGAAGAatcaattgataaaaaatataataggtAATATGAGAAcactataattataattttggaAACCCCCGAGATAGAGAGATGCACATATGATTTGTAGACgtatttaactttatttttaccccgatataacgttgaaaaGTAACAGGTGGCACCCAGCAATCCCTATACctattataacaataaaataataacgtatattgaattttaagctGGGAAAACATCTGAGCTAATAGTGTGTGGTTACCCGTAATCACGTGAACCCTCCGGCAGGCAATAAACAAATTAGTTCTTTCAATGAATTATCTGTAGCATTGAGTACAAGTTAGCAAGAGGGCATAAATGCTTATGACTTTATGACTCGTACTTCACAAATGGAAGATTCTGCTTGTCACGAACACCTGGCAGACCAGCAGACCATATTTTAAGAGGTGAatacctttttttctttttgcgcgcgaggaggggaaaatgctgttacgcatACCCGGCGACCCACTAAAAAcccctcctccttcttctctgCTTCTTGGTCGGACAACCCCGGCAAAACCGTTCGGCATTCATCAGGGTTGTCCTTGTATTGGCCCGTGTTATCTCCTTCTACGTGTTGTTTCTACTCTAGTCCTTTCCTTAGCCAGTTCAATATGCTGGATTGTCGCCCTTCTGCGGCACGTGGCTGTCTTGCAGCTCCGCTTCCACTGCTTCGCGTTCTGCTTAGTTGTCCTCCTCCTGGCGGCCTCCATGGCCCTCTCCATCTCCCTCCTGTGGCACATGACGGTCTTACAGAACTGTCTGAACTTGTTCCAGTTCTCGTCCTTGACGGTCACCGTGGGCATCAGGTTGTCTACGTCTATCTTCAAGGCAAGGCCGTTTTCTAGCTCGATTCTTCTGCCAATCCACTTCGGGCACGTGAGGAGGACGTGCACCGCGTCGTTGTTGAGATCTCCACAGTCCAGACATTGGCTGTCGGTGTCCTTCCCGATTCTTCTCCTGTAGGCACCGAAGAtcccatttcttttttcttcttggcAAAAAGGAGCGCGTTCGGTATTAACTTCTTGGTAAAGTTATCCTTCCTATACGCTTCTCACTTCATTTGCCATTCGTCCTGAGTCTTCTTCCGGATTGCCTCCAGCTCGTCCTTCAGTGCGCTGCCGTCACCTACGCCGATCCTGGTCTTCTGGATCCTGGTTCTCTCATACGATTCTCTCAGTTACTTCACCTTAATGTAGATCAGTAGATTACCGGTCAACACGCAAAGCGCTGCGTGAGAGACATGTAGTCTGTATTATCTTTAATGGGTATCCTAGGACCAATCGGGGTCGGGTTCACGCCCGACCGACGCACAAGGTACCCAGTACTCTTGCTACCTTTAATAGCTAGGCCTGGCAGGGGCCGTCGCTCGTCTAAGGTAAAACGGGGCTATCTTTCCTTAAGCCCTACTGTCTCCCGGGACGGTCCCGGAGCAGTTGGTACGCTGCTCACCCGCCGGCGTAACCGTTCCAAAGTACGAGGGGGCACACCTCGCCTCTGGGGGGGGGGGCGCCTAGCAGCGACTCGGCTATAAACCACTGCCACCACGAGTCCATACCCGATTTTAGGGCGAGTAGAGGGGTCGCTACTCCCTCTGGGCTAACACTCGACCTCCCGTGGTACCAACTTATGTCGTTGGTGGGACCACCGTGTGAATGTACGGCCACGTCACTGCTGGCCTGGCGACCTGCTAACCGGGCATTCAACAGACCAAGATGGGACTT
It encodes the following:
- the LOC132915256 gene encoding dynein beta chain, ciliary-like produces the protein MRDQANMTGIDPKWIIFDGDIDPMWIESLNTVMDDNKVLTLASNERIALTEQMRLLFEISNLRTATPATVSRAGILYINPQDIGWYPFATSWIETRDPAERANLTILFDKYVPSLVEMTKSRFKKITPLPEICHVEMLCKLLDYFLIKENVTPDCPKEWYELYFVFACIWAFGSATFQDQLIDWRNEFNKWWQNEFKTVKFPTGSNVFNFFIENETKKLVPWSEKIRTFELDPDIPLQVCLNNFSF